A stretch of the Gracilinanus agilis isolate LMUSP501 chromosome 4, AgileGrace, whole genome shotgun sequence genome encodes the following:
- the LOC123246936 gene encoding keratin-associated protein 10-8-like encodes MPGELLDAFRLQLSLDHPDCALGLGGKRWECGFPDIYKREEVEARAAPGTQPLLSLFAAQSPHPLAPSMAHGYFSGPCVPSASAVSVCSSDVSHSSNVCLPSSCPGDSSWQLDDCPETCCEPCGCGPSCCPAPCCPPASSLTLVCRPVCCVPASCQPCQAICTPSCCQSTGCGSSCCQACPCALGQSCCCLPVCCRPSCIALSQCCQPSCCGPSCCPAPSCCQPACCCPASCVSLTCQPVCSPAPCYVPLSCKPICCTTSSSSCCCCVPSCCPAPSCCRPTSSVSLICQPVCRPAPCCVSLSCKPTYCTTSSSCCCAPSCCRPTSSVSLICRPTCCRPSCCSTSCGQKSCC; translated from the exons ATGCCGGGAGAGCTTCTGGACGCCTTCCGCCTCCAG CTCTCCCTGGATCATCCGGACTGTGCCCTGGGTCTGGGGGGAAAGAGGTGGGAATGTGGCTTCCCAGATATTTACAAGAGGGAGGAAGTGGAGGCCCGA GCTGCACCAGGCACTCAGCCCCTGCTCTCCCTCTTCGCTGCCCAAAGCCCCCACCCATTAGCTCCCAGCATGGCACACGGCTATTTCTCCGGGCCCTGCGTGCCCTCAGCCTCCGCCGTCTCCGTCTGCTCCAGTGACGTGAGCCACAGCAGCAACGTCTGCTTGCCCAGCTCGTGCCCGGGGGACTCCTCCTGGCAGCTGGATGACTGCCCAGAGACCTGCTGTGAGCCCTGCGGCTGCGGCCCCTCCTGCTGCCCGGCCCCGTGCTGCCCGCCCGCCTCCTCCCTCACCCTCGTGTGCCGGCCGGTCTGCTGCGTGCCCGCCTCCTGCCAGCCGTGCCAGGCCATCTGCACCCCCTCCTGCTGCCAGTCCACTGGCTGTGGGTCTTCCTGCTGCCAAGCCTGTCCCTGTGCCCTGGGGCAGTCCTGCTGCTGTTTGCCCGTGTGCTGCAGGCCCAGCTGCATTGCCCTGTCTCAGTGCTGCCAACCCAGCTGCTGTGGCCCCTCTTGCTGCCCAGCTCCCTCCTGCTGCCAGCCTGCCTGTTGCTGCCCTGCTTCCTGTGTATCCCTCACCTGCCAGCCAGTGTGCAGTCCAGCCCCTTGCTATGTGCCTCTCTCCTGCAAACCCATCTGCTGCaccacctcctcttcctcctgctgctgctgtgtCCCCTCCTGCTGCCCAGCCCCTTCCTGCTGCCGCCCCACCTCCTCTGTGTCCCTCATCTGCCAGCCTGTGTGCAGACCAGCCCCTTGCTGTGTGTCTCTCTCCTGCAAACCCACCTACTGCACCACCTCCTCCTCCTGTTGCTGTGCCCCCTCCTGCTGCCGCCCCACCTCCTCTGTGTCCCTCATCTGTAGGCCCACCTGCTGCAGACCCTCCTGCTGCTCCACCTCCTGTGGACAGAAATCTTGCTGTTGA